DNA from Petropleomorpha daqingensis:
CACCGGCCCGTTCGAGGTCTCGAAGCCCTCGAACCGGACGATCACCCTCCCGTCCGGCAGCTGCAGGACCTTCGCCGTCCCCACCGTGTCGTGCTCGCGCGAGATGAAGGTGCCGGTGGCCAGTTCCACCGGGCCGGCGGGTGCGGACGGCGACGCGGTCCCCGACGGCATCGCGGACTCCTCGGCGGCCACGCTGGGCAGCGCCTCGTTCACGCGGTCGTCGTAGAAGAGCTTCTGCGGCTGGAACCAGATCAGGGTGACCGCGGCCAGCACCACCAGCACCGCCGCGCCGAGCCAGATCCATGTCCTGCGCCGGAGAGCCATGGCGGCGGAGGGTAGTGGCGCCGGCGGCCGCGCATCAGGCCTCCGGACGCGCCGATCCGGCCTGTGGACAAGACGCCGACGCCCCTCCGGCCGGGTGGCCGGAGAGGCGTCGGGACGAGCGGAGAGGTCAGATCTCCTCGGCGCAGTAGACGGTGCCGTCCTCGGTCAGCTGGTCGCCGTACCAGGCCGCGTAGACCGCGGTCGGGAAGGAGGCGCAGACGTCCGGGTCGTTCTGGAAGTCGCCGTAGTTCTGCTTCTTCTCCTCGACGCCGACGATCTTGTAGGCGGCCGCCTCGTCGTCGCAGGCGACCATGTCGAAGGAGCTGCCGTCGGGCTCGATGCAGTCACCGACGCTCGGGTCGCCGGCGCCGAAGCCACCGGTCAGGCGGAACGCGGCGAGCCCACCGGCGACGACGACGGCGCCCGCGATGGAGCCCCACTTCTTGACGTTGCTCTTGGCCGGGGCCGGAGCGGGGGGCGTGGCGAGCTGCTGCTGCTGGTCCGGGCCCCACTGCTGGTAGGGCTGCCCGGGCTGCGCAGGCGGCTGGACGTCCGGTCCGGTCGTGGTCATGTGGATCTCCTGGGAGGTGGCTGTGCGAGGTCGGCACACCTTCCCCGACGACGTTCCGTACGTAAGCGGTGACACGCCGCAGTGAGACTCGTTGTTGCCGGAAGTTTCTAGAGCCAGGCCGGCAGGGTCGGCAGCGGACCGTCCGCCTCGAGCCCCTCGCCCGCACCGCGGCCGGTCACCCAGGCGGTGACGGCCGGCAGCGGGCCCGCGACGGCGAGCGAGCCGGTCCCCCACTCCCGGTCGCCGGCGAACAGGACGACGTCGGGCGCCTCCTCGCGGCGGTCCCACACCCGGAACACCTCGTCGACCAGCGCCGCCTGCACGTCCTCCGGGACGTCGGCGAAGGTGACGCCGGCGTCGAGGTCCACCGCGTGCACCCACACCTCGCAGCAGCGCATCCACGGGATGTCGGCGCCGGTCACCTCCCGGCCGCGGTTGGTGCGGACGTGCGCCGCCCAGTCCGGCTCGCGCATCTCGCGGACGGCGGCGACCAGCCGCTGCGTGGCGGCGAGCACCTGCGCCCGCAGCTGGTCGGGTGGGAGCGCCGACTTCTCCTCGATGCCGGCGTCGCGCGCCTCCTGGGAGGCGTACATCGGCGTCTCGACGCCCGTCCGCGCCCAGGTGAGCAGGTTGATCAGCGCGTCGGCGTTGTTGGCGACGTGGGCCAGGACGTGCGCCCGCGTCCACCCGGGCAGCAGCGACGGCCGGTCGAAGTCCTCGTCGACCAGCCGGCCGACCGCGGTGGCGAGGTGCTTCTCGCCGTCCTCCCACCAGGGCAAGGTCTCGGGGATCACGACGCGGACGCTAACGGCTCAGGATGCGACCGTGTAGATCACCACCCAGACGACCGCCACGATCACGACGACGAGCACGAGCCCGCCGATCACGATCAGGCGCGCGCGGCGCCGCTGCGCGTCCGGGGGCCCTTGCTCCGAGCTGCTCATCGAGGTTCCTCCTGGATCGCCTTCCCGGCGGTACCGGGATGCTTCGCCCGGGCTGGGCTTTCCGGATGCAGGGTCGTCACGACAGACTCGGGCTGCTTCGGACGACGACGTCTCGGGAGGCCGGTATGCCCTACCCCTTCGACCGCAGTGGAACCCAGACCGGGCCGGACGGCGTCCGGCGCTACACCGGGCTGCCGCAGAACCTGGTGCAGATGCTGCGGACCGCCGTCGACGGCTCCCCCGCCGCCGAGGCGCTGGTCGAGCTCGGCGGCGACCGGGCCACCTACCGGCAGCTGTGGGACCGCGCGGTACGGGTCGCCGGTGGACTGCGGGCGGCCGGCGTCGGGCCGGGCGACCGCGTGGCCAACCGGCTGCCCAACGGCAACGACTGGGTCTACGCGTTCTGGGGAACGCTGCTGGCCGGCGCGGTCGTCGTCCCGGTGAACACCCGCTTCGCCGAGCCCGAGGTGCGCTACGTCGTCGAGGACTCCGGTGCCGCGTACGTGTTCGAGCCGGGGAGCCCGCTGCCGGACGGCGACCCCGTGGAGACGACCGACCAGGCGCACACCGACCTGGCCGGCATCTTCTACACCAGCGGCACGACCGGCTTCCCCAAGGGTGCGATGACCACCCACGAGAACTTCCTGTCCAACATCGAGACCTGCCTGCGCTGCCTCGGCCTGCCGCGCGAGCCCCGCACCACCCTGATCTCCGTCCCGCTGTTCCACGTCACCGGCTGCAACTCGCAGCTGCTGGTGGTCACGGCGGTGGCCGGGAAGTCGGTGATCATGCCGGCGTTCGAGGTGCAGGCCTTCCTGCGGGCGATCGAGGAGGAACGGGTCGACGTCCTCACCACCGTGCCGGCGATCTACTGGCTGGCGCTGCAGCAGCCGAACTTCGCCGAGATCGACACCTCGTCGGTGATCTCGCTGAGCTACGGCGGCGCGCCGATCGCGCCCGACCTGGTGCACCGCATCCAGCAGGCGTTCCCGACCGCGCGCGTCGGCAACGGGTTCGGGCTGACCGAGACCTCGTCGGTGTCGACCTACCTGCCCGACGAGTACGCCGCCGCGCACGCCGACTCCGTCGGGTTCCCGGCGCCGGTGGTCGACCTGCAACTGGACGAGCCCGACCCGGAGAGCCGGGTCGGTGAGCTGCTGATCCGCGGGCCGAACATCGTGCGCGGGTACTGGCAGAAGGAGCAGCAGACCGCGGAGACCTTCGTCGACGGCTGGCTGCACAGCGGCGACCTGGCGCGCATCGACGACGAGGGGCTCGTCTACGTCGTCGACCGCAAGAAGGACATGATCAACCGCGGCGGCGAGAACGTGTACAGCGTCGAGGTGGAGAACGCGCTGGCCGCGCACCCGGCCGTCGGCGAGGTCGCGGTGGTCGGCGTCCCGGACTCGATGATGGGCGAGAAGGTCGGCGCCGTCGTCGTCCCCCTGCCCGGGCACGAGCTGGACCCGCAGGAGCTGGTGGTGTTCGCCAAGGAGCGGCTCGCCGACTTCAAGGTGCCGCAGTACGTCGCGGTGCGCGCCGAACCGCTGCCCCGCAACCCCGGCGGCAAGGTGCTCAAGCCGCCGCTGCGCGAGCAGACCGACTGGCAACCCGTCCGCTGACCCGATCCTCCCCCCGCGACCGAAGGAGAACTGTGCCCACCGTCGAGACCGTCCGTGGCCCCATCGACACCGCCGACATGGGTGCCACGCTCATGCACGAGCACGTGTTCGTCGTGTCCACCGAGCATGTCCAGAACTACGGGATCGGCTCGTGGTGGGACGAGGACGAGCGTGTCGCCGACGCGGTCGAGAAGCTGAACGAGCTCAAGTCGCTCGGCATCGACACGATCGTCGACCCGACGGTGTGGGGGCTGGGCCGCTACATCCCCCGGGTGCAGCGGGTGGCCGAGCAGACCGACCTCAACATCATCGTGGCGACCGGGCTCTACACCTACGACGAGATCCCGCACCAGTACGAGAACCGCGGGCCGGGGCTGCCGCTGGACCTGCCCACCGACCCGATGGTCGACGACTTCACCCGCGACATCCGCGACGGCATCGCCGACACCGGCGTGAAGGCGGCGTTCCTCAAGTGCGTGGTCGAGGCCAAGGGCCTCACGCCCGGGGTCGAGCGCACCGTGCGCGCCTGCGCCGCGACGCACCGGGCCACGGGCGCGCCGATCACCGTGCACACGTCGTCCCCCACCCAGGCCGGCCGGCTGGTGCTGCAGGTGTTCCGCGACGAGGGCGTCGACCTGACCAAGGTCGTGATCGGGCATGCCGGCGACAGCAACGACCTCGACTACCTCAGCGAGCTGGCCGAGGCCGGCTGCCTGCTGGGCATGGACCGGTTCGGGCTCGACATCTTCAACCCGACGGCGAACCGGGTCGACACGATCGTCGCCATGGCCGAGCGGGGCTACACCGACCGGATGGTGCTCGCCCACGACGCGAGCTGCTTCATCGACTACTTCCCCGACCCCGCGGCCCGGGCGGCCTTCCAGCAGGTCCAGCCGAACTGGAACTTCCGGCACCTCAGCCAGGACGTGCTGCCTCTGCTGCGGGAGCGCGGGCTCACCGAGGAGCAGCTGCGGCAGATGCTCGTCGACACCCCGCGGCGGTACTTCGAGTAGCGGAACAGACGGTTGAGTCTTGTAGTTGTCGCGCGTATGGCTACCGCGACCTGGAACGGCACCGTTCTCGCCGAGTCCGACGACATCGTCACCGTGGAGGGCAACGCGTACTTCCCGCGCGCGTCCCTGCGCGAGGACGTCCTGCGCCCGTCGGACACCCACACGATCTGCCCGTGGAAGGGCACCGCCTCGTACTACAGCCTCGAGGTCGACGGCCAGGTCAACGCCGACGCCGTCTGGTACTACCCGGAGCCCAAGGACGCCGCCAAGGAGATCACCGACCGCGTCGCCTTCTGGCACGGCGTCACCGTCAGTTGAAAAAGGACCCCCTCGCCCCCCGCCACTCGCACGCTCGCGGCGGGCCCCTGCGAGGGGGCCTCAGGCCGGGCGGGTGCCGGCGAGGGCCTGCGCGGACGCCGCGTCGTCGGCGTCCTCGCCGGCGAGCAGGTCCTGGAAGGTGTCCCACGCCTGCGCGGGCGCGATCCCGAGGGCCGCGCCGATCTCCTCCCAGTCGGCGCCGCCGCGCAGCGCCGCCCGCATCCCGGTCAGCCGGCTGTCGTGCGCCTTGCGGCTGACCACCTCGCCGAGGGCCAGCAGCTCCAGCGACTCGTGGACGTCCAGCGACGTCCCGCCGGTGGCGATCGCCCGCCAGTCGTCCTCGTCGACCTCCGTCACCGTGTTGAGGGCGGAGCCGCCGTCGTCGCGGCGGCTGAGGAAGTCCAGACGGGTGGCCGCGGTGGTGAGGGAGAACTCCCCCGCGAGCGCCTCGGGCGTGATGTCCATGCCCCCACCCTCCCGCAGCACGCGCGAGGCCCGCACCCCCGGCGTCGGGGATGCGGGCCTCGTCCGCGTGCTAGGTGCGTCAGCTGGAGACGCCGACGGCCTCCTTGGCCAGGGCGGCCAGCTGCGTCTGCGCGGCGCTGGCCACGCTCGACCGGTTCTTGTGCGTCTCCTCGTAGCGGATGACGACGTTGATGTCGTGCGCGGTCTTCAGCTGCTTGACCGCCTTGATGGCGTCCGGCTGCGCGAGCGAGTCGTAGTTCTTGATCGGCAGCTCGTCGGCGGAGACGTCGCCGAGCTCCTCGCGGGCGGCCTTGACCAGGTTCGCCTCGTCCTTGCGGCCCTCGCGGCGGGCGATCCGCTCGGCGCGGCGCAGCGAGGCGCTCCGGCCGGCGGCCAGGGTCTCGCGGACCGCGCCGGTCAGCTGACCGGCCTTGCCGGCCACCTCACCGAGGCGCTCCTCGGCCTGCTCGCGCCGCTGCGCGACGCTGTCGAGGGTCTCGTTCACCCGGTTGGTGACGAAGCGGTACGGGGCGATCGCCACGTTCGCGGCACCACCGGCGACCCGCTGCAG
Protein-coding regions in this window:
- a CDS encoding DM13 domain-containing protein yields the protein MALRRRTWIWLGAAVLVVLAAVTLIWFQPQKLFYDDRVNEALPSVAAEESAMPSGTASPSAPAGPVELATGTFISREHDTVGTAKVLQLPDGRVIVRFEGFETSNGPVLVVWLSKNQANGDDDAFDDDYVDLGPLKGNIGDQNYEVPDGVDATSYTSVVVWCDRFNVSFGAADLQPVS
- a CDS encoding LppU/SCO3897 family protein; translated protein: MTTTGPDVQPPAQPGQPYQQWGPDQQQQLATPPAPAPAKSNVKKWGSIAGAVVVAGGLAAFRLTGGFGAGDPSVGDCIEPDGSSFDMVACDDEAAAYKIVGVEEKKQNYGDFQNDPDVCASFPTAVYAAWYGDQLTEDGTVYCAEEI
- a CDS encoding maleylpyruvate isomerase family mycothiol-dependent enzyme, with amino-acid sequence MIPETLPWWEDGEKHLATAVGRLVDEDFDRPSLLPGWTRAHVLAHVANNADALINLLTWARTGVETPMYASQEARDAGIEEKSALPPDQLRAQVLAATQRLVAAVREMREPDWAAHVRTNRGREVTGADIPWMRCCEVWVHAVDLDAGVTFADVPEDVQAALVDEVFRVWDRREEAPDVVLFAGDREWGTGSLAVAGPLPAVTAWVTGRGAGEGLEADGPLPTLPAWL
- a CDS encoding class I adenylate-forming enzyme family protein — its product is MPYPFDRSGTQTGPDGVRRYTGLPQNLVQMLRTAVDGSPAAEALVELGGDRATYRQLWDRAVRVAGGLRAAGVGPGDRVANRLPNGNDWVYAFWGTLLAGAVVVPVNTRFAEPEVRYVVEDSGAAYVFEPGSPLPDGDPVETTDQAHTDLAGIFYTSGTTGFPKGAMTTHENFLSNIETCLRCLGLPREPRTTLISVPLFHVTGCNSQLLVVTAVAGKSVIMPAFEVQAFLRAIEEERVDVLTTVPAIYWLALQQPNFAEIDTSSVISLSYGGAPIAPDLVHRIQQAFPTARVGNGFGLTETSSVSTYLPDEYAAAHADSVGFPAPVVDLQLDEPDPESRVGELLIRGPNIVRGYWQKEQQTAETFVDGWLHSGDLARIDDEGLVYVVDRKKDMINRGGENVYSVEVENALAAHPAVGEVAVVGVPDSMMGEKVGAVVVPLPGHELDPQELVVFAKERLADFKVPQYVAVRAEPLPRNPGGKVLKPPLREQTDWQPVR
- a CDS encoding phosphotriesterase family protein; translated protein: MPTVETVRGPIDTADMGATLMHEHVFVVSTEHVQNYGIGSWWDEDERVADAVEKLNELKSLGIDTIVDPTVWGLGRYIPRVQRVAEQTDLNIIVATGLYTYDEIPHQYENRGPGLPLDLPTDPMVDDFTRDIRDGIADTGVKAAFLKCVVEAKGLTPGVERTVRACAATHRATGAPITVHTSSPTQAGRLVLQVFRDEGVDLTKVVIGHAGDSNDLDYLSELAEAGCLLGMDRFGLDIFNPTANRVDTIVAMAERGYTDRMVLAHDASCFIDYFPDPAARAAFQQVQPNWNFRHLSQDVLPLLRERGLTEEQLRQMLVDTPRRYFE
- a CDS encoding DUF427 domain-containing protein, with product MATATWNGTVLAESDDIVTVEGNAYFPRASLREDVLRPSDTHTICPWKGTASYYSLEVDGQVNADAVWYYPEPKDAAKEITDRVAFWHGVTVS
- a CDS encoding ferritin-like domain-containing protein: MTANAKILNQLRALVLLTQTEEQIARTRISQARTDAVRRELNQNADHAAERTQAITDQLRALGGVPDVVTPAIGRLSAVLKATFEQAEPLEEALLQDLQLEHQLLDRATYLKVLAEKAELPKVRQLAERLITAHEATVEWLTVVLAEEAIGGPAALQPTPLQRVAGGAANVAIAPYRFVTNRVNETLDSVAQRREQAEERLGEVAGKAGQLTGAVRETLAAGRSASLRRAERIARREGRKDEANLVKAAREELGDVSADELPIKNYDSLAQPDAIKAVKQLKTAHDINVVIRYEETHKNRSSVASAAQTQLAALAKEAVGVSS